GCCCAGAAAGTCCCCGATGCGGGCCACCGCCGCCGCGTAGTCGATCGCCCCGAAGACCAGCATGCGCGGCGGGGGAGCGAAGGAGTGCAGGAAGACCGTCACCGCGTCCTCGCGCCGCTCGCCGTGCGGGCCGTAGTGCCGGCGGCCGGTGGCTCCCAGGGCCAGTTCGCCCCGCGCGTCGGCGGTCACCGCCACGTCCAGGCCACTCGTGCCGAGCGTGCCGGACACCTCGTCCGCCCAGACGGCGAGGGTCGCGCCGCGCCGGGCCGGGCCGTCGAGCACCGTCGCCACGGTCACCGGGCGGCCCGCGGCCACCGACTCCGCAACCGCCCCGAAGGACGGGTCGAGGGCGGCCGTCACGGGCCGTACGAGGAGGGTGATCTCCCCGCCGCAGGTCAGCCCGACGGCGAACGCGTCCGCGTCGCTGTACCCGAAGGTCTCGAGCCGGACCTCGCCCGCCCCGACGACCTCCCGCGCCAGCTCGTACACCGCGCCCTCGACACAGCCGCCGGACACACTGCCCACGACCTCGTCACCGGGGCCGACGGCCATGGAGGCGCCCGGGTCCCGGGGCGCGCTGCGGCTGACGGCGACGACGGTGGCGAGCCCGAACGGGGAGCCCTCCGCGTACCACCGGCCCAGTGCCGGGAGGATCTCACGCATGGTCCGCTCCTCTCACCACCGCGGCCAGACGTTCCAGCGCGGCCAGACTGTGGCCCTCGACGAACGCGTCCACGCTCGGCAGTGCCGCCGCCATACCGGCGGCCACGGGCGCGTATCCGGGACGGGCCTTGCGCGGATTGGCCCAGATCACCCGGTGCGCGAGCCGGTGCAAGCGTCGCATCTGGGCGGCGAGCGGTTCCGGATCGCCACGCTCCCAGCCGTCCGACAGCACGACGACCACCGCGCCGCGTGCCATCCCGCGCTGCCCCCACCGGTCGAGGAAGTCCCGCAGCAGCTCGCCGAGCCGGGTGCCGCCACGCCAGTCGGGTACGGCCGCCGCGACCGCGGCCAGCGCGGTGCCGGGGTCGCGGTGCGCCAGCTCACGGGTGACCCGCGTCAGCCGCGTACCGATCGTGAACACCTCCGTGGGCGCCCGGCCGCCGTGCGCCGCGGCGTGTGCGAACCGCAGCAGCGCGTCCGCGTACGCCGCCATGGAACCGCTCACGTCCACCAGCAGCACCAGCCGCCGCGGCCGGGCGGCCCGCGCCCTGCGCAGCGGTGGCGCGGGCTCACCGCCCCGCCGCAGCATCTCCCGCACGGTACGGCGGGGATCGACGGCCCCGCGCCGGGCCGGCCGCAGCCGCGCGGTACGCCGAAGCTCCCCACGCGGTGCGAACGCGGCGAGCAGCCGCCGCAGTTGACCCCGTTCCGCCTCGGTGAGCCCCGCGAAGTCCCGGTGCCGCAACACCTCGGCCGAGCTCGCGAGAACCGCCGCGGGTACGCCGTCCCGCTCGCCCTCACCGCCGCCGCGGGGGACGGGTCCGGCCTCCCGCACGGTCACCCTCAGCCGTGTGGCGGGAGCGGCGCGCACCGCCCTGCCCCCGGTGCCCGCGCCCCCGAAGTAGGCCGCGAACACCCGGTCGTACCGCTCCAGGTCGTCCCGGCTCCCGCACAGGGTGAGCCGCCCCGACCAGTACACGTCGGACCGCACCCCGGGCCGCAGCGCAGCGAGCGCACCGATCAGCGCCTGTACGCGGTCGGGGCCGGCGTCGATCCCGGCGGCCCGCAGGGCACGGGCGAAGCCGACGAGCACGGCGGACGCGTCGACAGCTCCTCGCGCACCGGTCTCCCGCGCCCTGTCCCGGCTCACGTCCCGCGCACCGCCAGCAGCGCCGTCAGGTCGAGCCCGCGGGCCCGCTCCAGGTCCTCCCGGTACTTCAACACAGAGCCCAGCGTGGCCACCGCCAGCTCCGCGTCGGCCTCCGTGGCGCCCAGCGCGGCCATCGCCTCCGCCCAGTCGATGGTCTCCGCGACCCCCGGCGGCTTGACCAGCTCCTGCGCCCGCAACGCCTGTACCAGCGTCGTCACCTGCTCGGCGAGCCGCGCCGACGCGGCCGGCACCCGCCGCCGCACGATGGCGAGCTCGCGGGCGAAGCCGGGGTGGTCGAACCAGTGGTAGAGGCAGCGCCGCTTCAGCGCGTCGTGCACCTCGCGGGTCCGGTTGGAGGTGAGCACCACGACCGGCGGCGACTGCGCGCGCAGTGTGCCCAGTTCGGGGATCGTCACCGTGTACTCGGACAGCAGCTCCAGAAGGAAGGCCTCGAACTCGTCGTCGGCACGGTCGATCTCGTCGACGAGCAGCACGCACGACCGGGTCTCCAGCGCTCGCAGCAGCGGCCGGGCGATCAGGAAGCGGCGCCCGTACAGTTCGCCCTCCAGCCGGTCCGCGTCGGTGATCCCGGCCGCCTCGGCCGCCCGCAGATGCAGCAACTGGCGCGGGAAGTCCCAGTCGTACAGCGCCTGGGAGGCGTCGATGCCCTCGTAGCACTGGAGGCGGATCAGCGGAGCGCCGAGCGCGGTGGCGAGGGCCGACGCGAGCGCGGTCTTGCCCACGCCCGCGTCGCCCTCGCAGAAGACCGGCCGCCGCAGTCTGAGTGCCAGGAAACAGGCGACCGCCAGTCCGTCGTCGACGAGATACCCGCTCTCTTCGAGCCGGGCCCGCACGTCGTCGGGCCCGGCCGGCCACACGGATCCCGCGCCGCCTCCGCCCGCGACCCGGCCCTCCTCCTGCTCCTGGCGTGCGATCGGCCTCACCCCATCCCCGCGGCGGCCAGCACCGAACGCCGCGTGAGCACCCGTGCCAGATGCTCCCGGTACTCGGCGGAGGCCGCCGGGTCGGCGGCCGGCCGGGTCCCCTCGGCCGCCGACTGCGCGGCCCGTGCCACCCCGTCGGGACCCGCACCCGCCAGCGCCTCCTCGGCGGCCGAGGCCCGCAGGGGAGTGGGCCCCATGTTGGTGAGGCCGATCCGGGCCTGCGCGATGTGTCCGTCCTCGCGCCGCACGAGTGCCGCCACGCCGACCATGGCCCAGGCCTGCGCCACCCGGCTGAACTTCTCGTAGTGGAAGCCCCAGCCGTCGGACTCGCCGGTCTTCGGGACCCGCACCTCCACCAGCAGCTCGTCCGGCCGCAGGGCGCTCTGCAGGAAGTCGACGAAGAACTCCCGGGCGGGGATGCTCCGCCGGCCGCCCGGACCCGCCGCGACCAGTTCCGCGTCCAGCGCGAGCGCCACCGCGGGCAGGTCGCCGCCGGGATCGGCGTGGGCGAGCGAGCCGCCGAGGGTGCCCCGATGGCGGATGGCCGGGTCGGCGACCGTGGCCGCCGCGGCGGCGAGCAGGCCCGCGTAACGGCGGACCAGCGGGTCGGCGATGACGTCGTGGTGGGTGGTCAGCGCGCCGATGACCAGCGCGTCGCCCTCTTCGCGGACCCCGCGCAGCCCGGGGATCCGGCCCACGTCGACGACCAGTTCGGGGAAGGCGAGCCGCAGCCGCAGCAACGGCAGCAGACTCTGTCCGCCGGCCAGCACCTTCGCGTCCTCACCCGTCCCGGCGAGCGTACGGACGGCGTCGTCGACGCTCGTGGGGCGTACGTACTCGAATGCCGGAGGAATCATGACCTCTCAGCTCCTTCCCACCCGGACCGGTCCGACTGCGCGGACCGCAGGGCCTCCCAGACACGCCCCGGTGAGCACGGCATGCGTACGTCGTGGACGCCCAGGGGCCGCAGCGCGTCCACGATCGCGTTGACGACGGCGGGCGTGGAGGCGATCGTCCCCGCCTCCCCGACTCCCTTGACCCCGAGCGGATTCGAGGTGGCGGGCGTCTCCGTGCGGTCGGTCGTGAACTCGGGCAGGTCCGGTGCGCCGGGCACCAGGTAGTCGGCCATGGTGCCCGACACGAGGTTGCCCTCGTCGTCGTAGACGGCCTCCTCGTAGAGCGCCTGCCCGATGCCCTGGGCCAGTCCGCCGTGCACCTGGCCCTCGACGATCACCGGATTGACCACCTTGCCGACGTCGTCCACGCAGACGTACGAGCGGATCGCGGTCCGGCCGGTCTCCGTGTCGACCTCGACCGCGCACAGGTGGGTGCCGTGCGGGTAGGAGAAGTTCTCCGGGTCGAGGAGATGCTCGGCGTTGATGGTCGGTTCCATGCCGTCGGGCAGGTCGTGCGAGGAGAACGTCTCGAAGGCGACCTCCTGGATCGTCCTGCGCTCCTCGGGCGACCCCTTCACCGAGAACACGCCGTCGGTGAAGTCGAGGTCGCGCTCGTCGGCCTCCAGCAGGTGGGCGGCGACCTTCCGTGCCTTCTCGACCACCTTCTCCGCCGCGTGATGGACCGCCGCACCTCCCACGACCAGCGACCGCGACCCGTAGGTGTCCATGCCCTGCGGCGCCGACCTGGTGTCGCCGTGCACGACCTGCACGTCCTCGAAGGGCACCCCGAGCACGTCGGCGGCGATCTGGCTCCAGCAGGTCTCGTGCCCCTGTCCGTGCGGGCTGGTCCCGGTGACCACCTCGACCTTGCCGGTGGGCAGCATCCGGATGCTCGCCGCCTCCCAGCCGCCGGCCCCGTACCGCAGATCCCGCAGCACCCGGCTCGGCGCGAGCCCGCACATCTCGGTGTACGTGGACACCCCGATGCCGAGCCGGACCGAGTCACCGCTCTCGTTGCGCTTGGCCTGCTCGGCCCGCAGTTCGTCGTACCCGAAGAGGGCGAGCGCCTTGTCGGTGGCGGCCTCGTAGTTGCCGCTGTCGTAGGTCAGCCCGGCGATCGACGTGTACGGGAACTCCTCGTGCCCGATCCAGTTCCGGCGCCGCAACTCCACCGGATCGAGGCCCACTTCGACGGCCAGCTCGTCCATGATCCGTTCGATGGCGTACGTGGCCTCCGGGCGCCCGGCACCCCGGTACGCGTCCGTGGGCGTCCGGGTCGTGAACACACCGGTGCAGGTGAACTGGTAGGCGTCCATCTTGTAGATCGCCGGATACATGAAGGCGCCGAGGATCGGGATGCCCGGCGTGACGAGCATCAGATAGGCGCCCATGTCGGCGAGCAG
This sequence is a window from Streptomyces ortus. Protein-coding genes within it:
- a CDS encoding AAA family ATPase translates to MRPIARQEQEEGRVAGGGGAGSVWPAGPDDVRARLEESGYLVDDGLAVACFLALRLRRPVFCEGDAGVGKTALASALATALGAPLIRLQCYEGIDASQALYDWDFPRQLLHLRAAEAAGITDADRLEGELYGRRFLIARPLLRALETRSCVLLVDEIDRADDEFEAFLLELLSEYTVTIPELGTLRAQSPPVVVLTSNRTREVHDALKRRCLYHWFDHPGFARELAIVRRRVPAASARLAEQVTTLVQALRAQELVKPPGVAETIDWAEAMAALGATEADAELAVATLGSVLKYREDLERARGLDLTALLAVRGT
- a CDS encoding vWA domain-containing protein, producing the protein MSRDRARETGARGAVDASAVLVGFARALRAAGIDAGPDRVQALIGALAALRPGVRSDVYWSGRLTLCGSRDDLERYDRVFAAYFGGAGTGGRAVRAAPATRLRVTVREAGPVPRGGGEGERDGVPAAVLASSAEVLRHRDFAGLTEAERGQLRRLLAAFAPRGELRRTARLRPARRGAVDPRRTVREMLRRGGEPAPPLRRARAARPRRLVLLVDVSGSMAAYADALLRFAHAAAHGGRAPTEVFTIGTRLTRVTRELAHRDPGTALAAVAAAVPDWRGGTRLGELLRDFLDRWGQRGMARGAVVVVLSDGWERGDPEPLAAQMRRLHRLAHRVIWANPRKARPGYAPVAAGMAAALPSVDAFVEGHSLAALERLAAVVRGADHA
- a CDS encoding xanthine dehydrogenase family protein molybdopterin-binding subunit, which translates into the protein MSERTGEREVGRSRPRKEDARLVTGQTNWTDNIGVTGLLHLAVLRSPMAHARIERIDVAPALERPGVVAAFTGRDLAEDLASLPCAWPVTEDIVLPGHPAVAVDEVRYAGDPVAVVVARDRYTAADALEAIEVDYEPLPPVLDLEAALADDASLVHADKGTNRCYVWPLATGESYQTVRERADVVLHRRYHQQRLIPNAMEPRSVVVTPLAASGEYTVYSATQIPHVLRVMLAMVTGIPEHKLRVVAPDVGGGFGSKLQVYGEEVIALDLARRLGRPVKWTESRSEGYLATHHGRGQIQDIEVAATGEGKLLGLKVDLLADMGAYLMLVTPGIPILGAFMYPAIYKMDAYQFTCTGVFTTRTPTDAYRGAGRPEATYAIERIMDELAVEVGLDPVELRRRNWIGHEEFPYTSIAGLTYDSGNYEAATDKALALFGYDELRAEQAKRNESGDSVRLGIGVSTYTEMCGLAPSRVLRDLRYGAGGWEAASIRMLPTGKVEVVTGTSPHGQGHETCWSQIAADVLGVPFEDVQVVHGDTRSAPQGMDTYGSRSLVVGGAAVHHAAEKVVEKARKVAAHLLEADERDLDFTDGVFSVKGSPEERRTIQEVAFETFSSHDLPDGMEPTINAEHLLDPENFSYPHGTHLCAVEVDTETGRTAIRSYVCVDDVGKVVNPVIVEGQVHGGLAQGIGQALYEEAVYDDEGNLVSGTMADYLVPGAPDLPEFTTDRTETPATSNPLGVKGVGEAGTIASTPAVVNAIVDALRPLGVHDVRMPCSPGRVWEALRSAQSDRSGWEGAERS
- a CDS encoding XdhC family protein, which produces MREILPALGRWYAEGSPFGLATVVAVSRSAPRDPGASMAVGPGDEVVGSVSGGCVEGAVYELAREVVGAGEVRLETFGYSDADAFAVGLTCGGEITLLVRPVTAALDPSFGAVAESVAAGRPVTVATVLDGPARRGATLAVWADEVSGTLGTSGLDVAVTADARGELALGATGRRHYGPHGERREDAVTVFLHSFAPPPRMLVFGAIDYAAAVARIGDFLGYRVTVCDARPVFATPKRFPPGVEVVVEWPHRFLRQTDTDERTVICVLTHDPKFDVPLLEEALRRPAAYIGAMGSRRTHDDRMKRLRDGGLDGAELARLRSPVGLDLGARTPEEVAVSVAAEIVALRWGGSGAPLAATHGEIHPRRQ
- a CDS encoding FAD binding domain-containing protein, with the protein product MIPPAFEYVRPTSVDDAVRTLAGTGEDAKVLAGGQSLLPLLRLRLAFPELVVDVGRIPGLRGVREEGDALVIGALTTHHDVIADPLVRRYAGLLAAAAATVADPAIRHRGTLGGSLAHADPGGDLPAVALALDAELVAAGPGGRRSIPAREFFVDFLQSALRPDELLVEVRVPKTGESDGWGFHYEKFSRVAQAWAMVGVAALVRREDGHIAQARIGLTNMGPTPLRASAAEEALAGAGPDGVARAAQSAAEGTRPAADPAASAEYREHLARVLTRRSVLAAAGMG